CGACGAACGAGACCGACGACCCGCTCGGCGCCCGGTTGGGGTCGACCGCGACGTAGTTCGTCCCGAAGGCGTCGCGCCACTCGTCCTCGGTGACGAGGCCGTCGACGTCGCCGGCGGCGGCGTGGAGGACCTCGCCGACCGCGAACGTCTCGTCGACGTAGGCCTCGATCCGGTCGGCGATCATCTGGAGGCCGCTGAGATACGTCGGGTACATCGCGAGCTGTTTCGCCCGCGTCGTCTGGACCTGCCCGCCCCGGTCGTCGGTGAACGTGAGGTCGAAGATGCCGGGCTGGAAGCTCGTCGGCCCGGCGAGCATCCGCGTGAACGGGAGCGTGACGTGGTGGTCCCGGCCGAGGGTCGACGCGAGGTAGCCGAAGCCGTCGAACTCCTGTGCCCGCACGACCTCGCGGTTGGCCACGTTGGGGTAGGTGCGGATCTCACCGGTGGGCTTGATCCCCTCGTGGATCTCGAGCAGCTTGCGGTTCGTCGCGGCCGCCCGGATGACCAGCCGGTGGTGGTTGACCGCAAGCTGGTTGTGCTGGTTGTGCGTCGGCTCGCGCCCGTCGTCGGCCTCGTCGAGGCCGAGCCCCGGGTCGGAGACGTAGCCGTTCTTGATCGAGCGGACCCCGAGGTCCTCGTACTCGGCGAAGACGTCGTCCTCGGTGATCTGGCGCTCGTAGTTCGGGAGCGCCCCGGCCGTCTCGTTGTGCATCGTCATCTCGACCGGCGCGTCGAGGTCGCGCCCGAACGCGGTGACCTCGCGGACGTCGAAGTCCGGGTAGGAGTCGTCGACGCCGAACTCCATGCCGGTGCCGTCGCCGGGGAAGGTGTCCCAGCCCTCGTTCCAGCCCTCGACGAGTACGCTGTCGACGCCGTTCTCGCTCGCGAACGCCATGTACCGCTTGGCGCGCTCGGTCCGGGCGCCGTGGACGTAGCCGGCCGCTTCCTCGGGGCTGGCGAACGCCTCGTCCGGCAGGTACTCCCACTCGGCGGAGCCGGCGATCATCGTCCACCAGACGCCGACGTACTTCCGGGGCTCGATCCAGTCGACGTCCGGTTCGCCGTCGACGCTCGGGAACGCCGACTCGTCGAGCGGGTCCGCGAGCAGCGGGAGCAACTGCGACTCGATCAGGTCGCCCGGGCGCGTCCCGACCTGAATCGTCCGCCACGGCGTCGCGTGTGGCGTCGCGAGCGACGCCTTCGTCCCGTCGGGCAGCGGCGTGAGTTCGACGTCGAGCGTCGTCCCGCCGGCCGACCGGGGCGCGAGCGTCGCCGACGCGTAGTCGTCGAGGTTCGCCTCGTGGACGCTCAGGTAGACGCCGTCGTCGGTCCGCACCGTAAGCGGCGTGTGCGCGCCGTCGCGGACGGGCGTGCCGGTCGGCCGCGTCTCGCGGGTGCCGGCCGGAATCTCGCTCAGCGGCGTCTCCGCGTACTCCTGTTCGAACCGCGGGTTGACCACCTCGTTGCGAATCCACCACGCCGTGTAGTCGCCGGCGAACGCGAACGCGGTGTTCTCCGAGGTGAGCACGGCCCGGTCGGCGTTGCTCGCGAAGCCGTCGCCGAGGACGAACCGGAAGCCCAGACCGTCGTCGAAGACCCTGATCTCGAGGTTCGCCGACCGGCCGGGGCCCTCGGCCTCCGCCAGCCCGAGGGTCAGCGACTCGTAGTCGGCCGCGACCCGGTCGAACTCGCCCCAGACCGGCTCCCACGTCTCGGTCTCGGACGCGCTTTCGCTCCCGGTCACTTCGATCGGCGATCCGTCGGCGCCGTCGGCCGAGGCGCCGAACGGCGGCTGGTTCCGGAAGTCGAAGCCGAGCGTCGACGGCTCGACGCACGTCGTCCCCTCGCAGGTGACGGCGTACGTCGGCGTCCCGTCCGAGACGTCGACCGTCACCGCGAGCGAGCCGTCGGGCGAGGCGACGCGCTGGACGTCGCCGTCGGCGGCGTTCGTCACCCGTGCCGCCATCTCCGCCGGGACCGGCCGCGCGTAGGCGGCCGCCGCCAGCGCCGACGCCGCCCCACCGAGGAACCGGCGCCGGTTCGACCGTCCGAACGTGTGGTGTGATTGTTCGTCACACATGGTCGCCAACGGACCACGCGGCGACAGGTAAAACTAGCGGACGTTTCGATCGGCAAACGGGACGGCCGCCGGCGTCCCGGGAGTCGTGGACGGGACCTACCCGGTGTTTTTCATCCCGGCGGCGATGCCCTTCACCGTCAGCCGCAGGGTCCGCTCCTCGACGTCGGTGCGGTGGGTCCGCCCGAGCAGATGCGTCTGCAGCAGGTTCAGCGGGTCGACGTAAGGGTTGCGCCGTTCGAGGTTCTCCCCGAGCCAGTCGCGGGTGTGCAGCGTCTCGCGCTGGCCGATCGTCGTCACGAGGTCGACCGCGCGCTCGTACTCCTCGCTCACCCGCGGGAAGAACGCCTCGCGCAGGTCCTCGTCGGCGAGGTCGGCGTACTCCGCGGCGATTTCGAGTTCGGTCCGCGACAGCGAGAGCGCGGCGTTGTCGAGCGTCGTCCGGAAGAACGCCCACTCGTCGTACATCTCCTGGAGGGTCTCCACCGAGCCGTCGTCTTCGAGGTAGGCGTCGATCCCCTCGGCGATTGCGTACCAGCCGGGCAGGATGCACCGCGCCTGCGTCCACGAGAACACCCACGGGATCGCCCGCAGGTCCTCGACGGTGCGCTCGCCGCTGCGGGAGGCGGGCCGCGAGCCGAGGTCCAGGTTCTCGATGACCGTGATCGGCGTCGCCTGCTCGAAGTACTGGACGAACCCCTCCGACTCGAGGAGGTCGCGGTACTCCCGGCGGGCGGCGTCGGCCATCGTCTCCATCGCGTCGAGCCACTCGTCGGGGACGTTCTCGCGGGGCTGTTCGAGCGCGCGCTTTCGCGCCCGGAGCTGGGCGTTGAGCATCTGCTCGATGTTGCGCTCGGCGATCCGGGGGTTGCCGTACTTCTCCGAGATGGCCTCGCCCTGCTCGGTGAACTTCACCTGCCCCGTCACCGTCGAGTTCGGCAGCGCGAGCAGCGCCTCGTTCATCGGACCGCCGCCACGGGAGATCGAACCGCCGCGACCGTGGAACAGCCGCATCTTCACGTCGTGGTCCTCACAGATCTCCGCGAGGCGTCGCTGGTTCTTGTACAGCGACCAGTTGGCGGCGAGGAACCCGTTCTCCTTGTTCGAGTCGGAGTAACCCAGCATGATCTCCTGGGTCCGCCCGCGGGCTTCGAGCGCCTGCGCGTAGGCCTCGTTCTCGAACAGCGTCCCCATGATCCGCCGGGCGCCCGAGAGGGCGTACTCGGTTTCGAGCAGCGGGACGACGTCGATACCCGCGTGCTCGGGCAGCGAGACGATGCCCGACTGGTCGGCCAGGAAGAGCACCTCGAGGACGTGGCTTGGCTCCTCGGTCATCGAGATGCAGTAGGTGTCCACCGCGTGGACGCCGTACTCGGCCTGCCAGTCCGCGAGGCTGGCGAACAGCCGCAACACGCGCGCGGTCCCCTCCGAGAGGTCCTCGCGGTCTTCGAGGTCGATCACCGGTCCGTCCTGGAGGATCGCGTCGGTCAGCAACTCGACGCGCTCGTCCTCCGACAGGGACTTGTAGTCGACCCCCTGGCGCTCCAGCGTCTCGGCGATGGCGTCGGTGTGTTTCTGGCGGTGGTCGCGCAGGTCGAGGCTCGCCAGCGAGAAGCCGAACGTCGCCACCTGCCGGCGGAGGGGGTCGACGTGGGCCTCGACGACCGTCTCCGCGCCGTTCTCCCGGAGGCTCGCGGCGATGAGGTCGAGGTCGGCGAGCAGTTCCTCGACGCCGTCGTAGCCGCCGGGACGGACGTCGCCGACCCGTTCGAGGCGCTCGCGCATGAGCTTGAGCTTCTGGCGGTAGGGTTCGCCGGGGTAACGCTCCTCGGCCGTGCGGGCGCTGCCGGGCAGGCGCTCGCGGTCCGCCTCCAGCGAGGCCGCGAACTCGCCGCCGGCGTCGATCCGGCTACCGTCCTGACTCAGGACGCCCGAGAGGCGCTTGAGTTCGTCCCGGTACTTCTCGATGACGACCTCGCGCTGGCGCGCCAGGGTGTTCGCGGTCACCTCGGGCGTGACGAACGGGTTGCCGTCGCGGTCGCTGCCGGCCCACGAGCGGAACTCGAAGAGTTTGGGGACGTCCAGATTCGCGCCGACCTCGTCTTCGAGGGCGTCGGCCAGTTCGTCGTAGACCTCGCCGACGACGTCGAACAGCGTGTTCTCGAGGTACCACTGGACGTTGCGGGCCTCGTCCTCGGGTTCTGGCTGGCGTTTCCGTACCTGCGGGGTCTGCCAGAGGCTCGTCACCTCGGCGTCGACGTCGCGCCAGACCTGCTCGCTCTCCTTGTCGGTCAGCAGGCGCTCGTCGAGCGTCTCGAGGTGGGTCGCGACCGCCCGGAGTTTGGCCTTGACCGTCTTCCGGCGGGCCTCGGTCGGGTGGGCGGTGAACGTCGGCTCGATGAGGACGTCCTCCAGGATGCGCTCGACGGTCTCGGTGTCCTCCTCGGCGAGTTCCGCGGCGGCCTGTTCGAGGCTGTCCTCCAGGGTCCCCTCCTGTGAGTCCGCGCGGATCGACCGGACGCGCTCGCGCTCCTCGGCGAGGTTGATCAACTCGAAGTAGGTCGTGAACGCGCGCGCGACGATCCGCTGCTGGTGAGGCGAGAGCCCCTCGAGTTCGCGGGCGAGCGGTTCGCGCGAGTCGATGTCGCCGGAGCGGTAGTCGATGGCGGCGGTGCGACACGACTCGACGGTCTCGAACGCCCGTCGGGACGTCTGCTCTTCCAGTACGTCCCCGAGCAGCGCCCCGAGTTCGCGGACGTCCTGTCTGACTCCCCTGTTGTGCAGTCGCATATCACGTTCCTACGCGCCCGACCGCAAAAATCCCCGCACCGTACGAATGTTTGCCTGACTCATCGTCTTTCGTGAACGTTGCGGCGGTCCGACGGCGGAGTCGATGGAGGAAAACGTCAGCTGTACTCCCGCCAGCGGTAACCGCACTCGGTACACTTGAAAAAGCGCGTCGGCGGCTCGTCGGCGGAGGCGGTCTGCTTGATCGTGTACCACGCCTCGCCGTTCCCACACTCCTCACAGCGGACGTCGGAGGTGATGGGCTTGCCCTCGAAGTTCGCCCCCTCGTCGGACTCGATCACGTCGTCGAACGTCTGCGATTCCGTGGTGACGAACTCGGCTTCCGCCTCGCGGTCGCGGTCGATGGCGGCCCCGCAGTTCGTACAGACCATGCGGTCGCCGTCGGCTTTCATCATCGAGCCGCAGTCGTCACAGAACTGCATGCCCGCGCGTACGATCCGCGACCGCAAAAACGAACCGCCGTGCGCTCGTGTCTCGTGTCGGCTCACCCGCGCTCGCGTACGTCCGCGCCGGCGGACGCCGGCGCCGAGAGGAGTACCTCGCCGGCACAGCCGAGGTCGTCGAGCGCGTCGGCGGCGGCCGCCCGCGCCTCCGCGGCGTGGTCGGCGTCGGTGAGGCCGTAGACGACGGGGCCCCACGAGGACTGGCCGACGCCCGAGACGACCGGACACGCCGAGAGCGCCTCGACGAGTTCGCCCGCCGGCGGGCGGAACAGCCCGCCCTGCGCGTCGGCGTACCACGCGCCGTTCTTGCGGCCGATCTCGGCGGCCGCGGCGCCGAACGCCTCCAGCCGTCCCTCCGCGGCGGCGGGCAACAGTTTCCGGGTGAGCGCGCCCGCTATCTCGTCGGCGACGGCGGGGTCGGCGTCCTCGACGACCGCGCGCATGCTCGCGTCCTCGTCCTCGCCGCTGCGGCCGGGGTCGGCCTCGGGGACGACGACGAGGAAGCGCCACGACGAGGGCAGGTCGTGGCGGGCGACGACCGGCGGCACCGTCCAGTCGCCCTCTCGCGGGGGTTCCGTGGTGAACCGGCCGGTCGGGTGGCCCGCGTCGACGACGAACCCGCCGGCCTCGAAGGTGGCGACGCCGACGCCGCTGCGCCCGCCGCGACCCAGCGCCGGCGCGCGCTCGCGGGCCCGCGGGTCGCGGCCGTGGGCGCGTGCGGTCGCCGCCAGCACCGCCAGCGCGAGTTGCGTCCCCGAGCCGAGACCGACGTGGCGCGGGAGCCGCCGGTCGAGCGAGACCGCGACGCCCGGCACGTCGAGGCGGTCGACGGCGCGGGCCGCGTACTCGCGGGCGAGCGGGTCGTCGGCCTCGACGCCGTCGGCGGGGTCGGCGCGGACGGTCACCCGGGGCTCCTCGAGGCCGACGCCGATCCCGCCGTAGAGCCGTTCGCGCGCGAGCGAGAGGTTCTGGAAGCCGACGTGCAGCCGCGCGCCCGCGCTGACCGTGACCGTCGCCATGGGACGGCGTAGGGGAAGCCCCGGGAAGGGGATTTCGGCGGTGGCAACGACTGACGGCGCCGGGGTCGACGACCGCCGGCGTTTTGCCCCCGTCGGCCGTAGGCGCCGGCATGGACCTCGTGACGGCCCTCGGCGCCGACGCCGGGACGACCTGCGTCGTCGGCGCCGGCGGGAAGAAGACGACGCTGTACGAACTGGCCGGACGGCTCGACCGCGCCGTCGTCACCTCGACGGTCCGGATCCCGATCTTCGACGAGCACGTCGCCGAGGTGCGGG
The Salinilacihabitans rarus DNA segment above includes these coding regions:
- a CDS encoding glycoside hydrolase family 97 catalytic domain-containing protein, with translation MCDEQSHHTFGRSNRRRFLGGAASALAAAAYARPVPAEMAARVTNAADGDVQRVASPDGSLAVTVDVSDGTPTYAVTCEGTTCVEPSTLGFDFRNQPPFGASADGADGSPIEVTGSESASETETWEPVWGEFDRVAADYESLTLGLAEAEGPGRSANLEIRVFDDGLGFRFVLGDGFASNADRAVLTSENTAFAFAGDYTAWWIRNEVVNPRFEQEYAETPLSEIPAGTRETRPTGTPVRDGAHTPLTVRTDDGVYLSVHEANLDDYASATLAPRSAGGTTLDVELTPLPDGTKASLATPHATPWRTIQVGTRPGDLIESQLLPLLADPLDESAFPSVDGEPDVDWIEPRKYVGVWWTMIAGSAEWEYLPDEAFASPEEAAGYVHGARTERAKRYMAFASENGVDSVLVEGWNEGWDTFPGDGTGMEFGVDDSYPDFDVREVTAFGRDLDAPVEMTMHNETAGALPNYERQITEDDVFAEYEDLGVRSIKNGYVSDPGLGLDEADDGREPTHNQHNQLAVNHHRLVIRAAATNRKLLEIHEGIKPTGEIRTYPNVANREVVRAQEFDGFGYLASTLGRDHHVTLPFTRMLAGPTSFQPGIFDLTFTDDRGGQVQTTRAKQLAMYPTYLSGLQMIADRIEAYVDETFAVGEVLHAAAGDVDGLVTEDEWRDAFGTNYVAVDPNRAPSGSSVSFVVRDVPEAGTYDLHLRYASAPRDNAERVIDAGGPRATLRVNEATETITPEFTEYWDDWAVFTTEIELDASDNEVAVELRYDDSDGFEGDVGGFNVNAVAVTEHGEPSPLPAEYEGYEPENENFETVPEFDFIEAVPAAGWDETRVVDSAIGDYTVVARRAGEEWYVGAMTDEGGRAIDVPLEFLAAGESGDAPGNGPKGPKYVAEIYSDGIGGGVDADLEAVRIDEAVVDPGTTLLASTAPSGGTAVRLRPARGRERRDLPAYERPEQDLEFDVEAEPGLGERFVTATGSNDGDYVGGTTVEIEVDGDLAVVDNVRLPPGATDETVALSYTLDSLGTYEVAVRDPEDGAVLAAETVTVAPGDVVAELDDPSGDDHGPGEYVYPTDDAFREGAFDLRSVGVYEDEASYLFSFEVESLYDAFGGEFSPHYFVLYLRDPSLEGGRTTELGDLNVTVEFEEEWHYRIDVNGFDSGVVDAEGTDLGTPETFVDFEGDTVVASVGKDLLADVDFEAAEVLPVVGSEDFGAFRPVRVEAGAFVFGGATEGAVENAPRIVDLVTPAGVDQSEALAYDADSLAAVPFTPL
- the ppc gene encoding phosphoenolpyruvate carboxylase; this encodes MRLHNRGVRQDVRELGALLGDVLEEQTSRRAFETVESCRTAAIDYRSGDIDSREPLARELEGLSPHQQRIVARAFTTYFELINLAEERERVRSIRADSQEGTLEDSLEQAAAELAEEDTETVERILEDVLIEPTFTAHPTEARRKTVKAKLRAVATHLETLDERLLTDKESEQVWRDVDAEVTSLWQTPQVRKRQPEPEDEARNVQWYLENTLFDVVGEVYDELADALEDEVGANLDVPKLFEFRSWAGSDRDGNPFVTPEVTANTLARQREVVIEKYRDELKRLSGVLSQDGSRIDAGGEFAASLEADRERLPGSARTAEERYPGEPYRQKLKLMRERLERVGDVRPGGYDGVEELLADLDLIAASLRENGAETVVEAHVDPLRRQVATFGFSLASLDLRDHRQKHTDAIAETLERQGVDYKSLSEDERVELLTDAILQDGPVIDLEDREDLSEGTARVLRLFASLADWQAEYGVHAVDTYCISMTEEPSHVLEVLFLADQSGIVSLPEHAGIDVVPLLETEYALSGARRIMGTLFENEAYAQALEARGRTQEIMLGYSDSNKENGFLAANWSLYKNQRRLAEICEDHDVKMRLFHGRGGSISRGGGPMNEALLALPNSTVTGQVKFTEQGEAISEKYGNPRIAERNIEQMLNAQLRARKRALEQPRENVPDEWLDAMETMADAARREYRDLLESEGFVQYFEQATPITVIENLDLGSRPASRSGERTVEDLRAIPWVFSWTQARCILPGWYAIAEGIDAYLEDDGSVETLQEMYDEWAFFRTTLDNAALSLSRTELEIAAEYADLADEDLREAFFPRVSEEYERAVDLVTTIGQRETLHTRDWLGENLERRNPYVDPLNLLQTHLLGRTHRTDVEERTLRLTVKGIAAGMKNTG
- a CDS encoding transcription factor S, translating into MQFCDDCGSMMKADGDRMVCTNCGAAIDRDREAEAEFVTTESQTFDDVIESDEGANFEGKPITSDVRCEECGNGEAWYTIKQTASADEPPTRFFKCTECGYRWREYS
- a CDS encoding beta-ribofuranosylaminobenzene 5'-phosphate synthase family protein codes for the protein MATVTVSAGARLHVGFQNLSLARERLYGGIGVGLEEPRVTVRADPADGVEADDPLAREYAARAVDRLDVPGVAVSLDRRLPRHVGLGSGTQLALAVLAATARAHGRDPRARERAPALGRGGRSGVGVATFEAGGFVVDAGHPTGRFTTEPPREGDWTVPPVVARHDLPSSWRFLVVVPEADPGRSGEDEDASMRAVVEDADPAVADEIAGALTRKLLPAAAEGRLEAFGAAAAEIGRKNGAWYADAQGGLFRPPAGELVEALSACPVVSGVGQSSWGPVVYGLTDADHAAEARAAAADALDDLGCAGEVLLSAPASAGADVRERG